GCTGCGATGCTCGCGACGCTCGGCGTGGCCGGACTCGTGACATCGGTGCAGGCTGCAACGGGTACGAATCCCGGCATCGCCACCGATCCCGCTGCCCAGAACCTCGGCAACACGCTTGGGCCCAGCGCCATCGTCATCCCCGGCAACAATGCCGCCGCAGGCGGTGTCGCGTCGAACGTGCCGACGATGGTGCGTCCCGCGACCGCCACGGGGAATGCGCCCGTTCAGACGCAGCAGGCACCGGTCGCCACGGCTGCGCCCGTGCAACCCCAGCCGCAACCCCAGGCGTCCCAATTCCAGAACACCCAGGTGATCCGGCAGACTGCCGAGCGCTTCCTGCGTGAGCAGACCACCGGCTTGCCGGGGCAGGTCAACATCACCGTGGGCGAATCGGTCTCGGACCGCATGCCTGCGTGCTCGGCGCTTGAGCCGTTCCTGCCGCCGGGTGCGCGCCTTTGGGGCGCGACCAGCGTCGGCGTGCGGTGTGCGGGAGAGCGTCCGTGGACGCTGTATCTGCAAGCGCGCGTGAGCATCAACGCCACGTATTTCGTCGCGGCACGCCAGATCAATCCGGGCGAAACCATCGGGCCGACGGATCTGTCGCCGCGTCAGGGCGATCTCACGCTGTTGCCGCGCACGGTCGCGACCGATGCCGGTCAGATCGTCGGCACGGTGGCCGTGAACCGGATTACCTCGGGGCTGCCGATCCGCTCCGACCTGCTGCGCAGCGCGATTGCCGTCCAGCAGGGACAAACCGTGCGAGTCGTCTCGCGTGGGTCGGGTTTTGAAGTGAGCACGGAAGGTCAGGTGCTCACACGTGCCAGCGCGGGCGATCCCGTACAGGTGCGCACGCGTGCCGGGCAGGTCGTCAGCGGCACCGTGAAGTCAGGAAAGAATGGCAACGTCGAAGTCGAAGTTGCGCTGTAAGAAGTGAAAAGATAGCGACGGAAGTAATTGCTTACTTTCGTTAAGTATTCGCTGAAATCACCCGGGCACTTGAACTGGTAACAGGATGTTACTTGCCTAAAGTTATGGCGGATAATGCCGTTACACAGGCAGGTTTCTGGGGAAAGCACATGAAAATCGAACCACCCGCCAAGCCGCTGAATGGTGTCGGCGCGAGCAAGGCGACGACGGATCGGACGACGGCTGGCGCTGTGAACACCGACGCTGGCGCGGCACCTGCTGTGAGCGCTGGCGGCGCGAGCGTGAGCACGAGCGCCTTGTCGTCGGAGATGCGTGCCTTGCAGGAAGCGCTGGCTGCGACCGGCACGGCCGACATCGACGTGGCGAAGGTTGCGGCGATCAAGACGGCGATCGCTAACGGCCAACTGGCTATTGATACCTCCAAGATTGCGGACGGTCTGATCTCGACCGCACGCGATTTGCTCTCTGCGCAATCGAAGTCATGACCACCGATGCCCTGCTGAACGCCCTGACTGCTGAGACTGCCGCAATCGGCACGTTTTCGACGTTGCTCGGGGAAGAACAGCAGGCATTGGTCAACGGCACGCTCGACGCGTTGCCGGACCTGACGGAACGCAAGGCGCGCGCGGTCGCGGAGTTGTCCGCCCTTGGCCGCGAACGCGATGCACAGTTGAATGCGTTGGGCTACTCGCCTGACGAAGCAGGCGCGACGGCAGCGGCCGCCGCCGATGCCAAGGTCGACACGGCGTGGAAGGCCCTGCTCGCCGCCGCCGCCGAGGCCAAGCGCGCCAACGACACGAACGGCCTGCTCATCAACACCCGCCTCACGTACACCCAGCAAGCCCTGAACGTCCTCTACGGCCCGGGCAACAACACTCCGCTCTACGGCCCCGACGGCCGCACCACCCCGCGTTCGAGCGGGGGGAGTGTTACGGCTTAACGCCGCCGCGCTTCCGGGACCGCTTCACCGTTCGTCCGCATATCGTCTACGACTTCGCAGACCGTCTTCCGAATACCCTCCAGCGCCTCGTCCGGGGTTGCACTCAGCCAGGATAAGGCGGGGAATTCTGCGCATTGACCGACATGCTCGCCATCTTCCGACGACCAAGTCAGGTAGTAAGTGTAGTGATTCGTGTCCATGCCGAAATGGTGGCAAGATCGGCACCGTCTGTTCAAGCAGCCATTGTCCGAAAAATCTGTGGACGAAT
The Pandoraea oxalativorans genome window above contains:
- the flgA gene encoding flagellar basal body P-ring formation chaperone FlgA; translation: MAGKFGDSFANAPRTYDVQRTGQRSSAKMSPNFQILTSARRGLMAAMLATLGVAGLVTSVQAATGTNPGIATDPAAQNLGNTLGPSAIVIPGNNAAAGGVASNVPTMVRPATATGNAPVQTQQAPVATAAPVQPQPQPQASQFQNTQVIRQTAERFLREQTTGLPGQVNITVGESVSDRMPACSALEPFLPPGARLWGATSVGVRCAGERPWTLYLQARVSINATYFVAARQINPGETIGPTDLSPRQGDLTLLPRTVATDAGQIVGTVAVNRITSGLPIRSDLLRSAIAVQQGQTVRVVSRGSGFEVSTEGQVLTRASAGDPVQVRTRAGQVVSGTVKSGKNGNVEVEVAL
- the flgM gene encoding flagellar biosynthesis anti-sigma factor FlgM, whose protein sequence is MKIEPPAKPLNGVGASKATTDRTTAGAVNTDAGAAPAVSAGGASVSTSALSSEMRALQEALAATGTADIDVAKVAAIKTAIANGQLAIDTSKIADGLISTARDLLSAQSKS
- a CDS encoding flagella synthesis protein FlgN encodes the protein MTTDALLNALTAETAAIGTFSTLLGEEQQALVNGTLDALPDLTERKARAVAELSALGRERDAQLNALGYSPDEAGATAAAAADAKVDTAWKALLAAAAEAKRANDTNGLLINTRLTYTQQALNVLYGPGNNTPLYGPDGRTTPRSSGGSVTA